One window of Candidatus Polarisedimenticolia bacterium genomic DNA carries:
- a CDS encoding DUF4388 domain-containing protein produces the protein MTERIGSEIQSDTVPVLVHRLHRKGETGRLVLRQGSVTKALHLNRGQITFATSTDRDDRLVQTLLKRGIVSLPDLMTCLDTALKEHKRHGEVLRARKKITEEDLDRALQEQLKDIVFSVFAWTEGSWELEKTAAAAEEISIKAHPLELILEGVRRIPSWARVYEVVGGLSTEYRSTKEADDLAERARLMPGERQILTLCQETRTLSEICDSLPMNDFVLCKVVWGLLIVGALMKA, from the coding sequence ATGACCGAGAGGATAGGGTCTGAGATCCAGTCGGATACGGTGCCGGTCCTGGTCCACCGGCTTCACCGGAAAGGAGAGACGGGCAGGCTCGTCCTCCGGCAAGGCTCCGTGACCAAAGCGCTCCACCTGAACCGCGGCCAGATCACCTTCGCGACCTCCACCGACCGCGACGATCGGCTCGTCCAGACGCTGCTGAAACGCGGCATCGTCTCGCTGCCCGACCTCATGACCTGCCTCGATACCGCGCTCAAGGAGCACAAGCGTCACGGCGAGGTCCTCCGGGCGCGCAAGAAGATCACCGAGGAGGATCTCGACCGCGCCCTGCAGGAGCAGCTCAAGGACATCGTGTTCAGCGTCTTCGCCTGGACCGAGGGGAGCTGGGAGCTGGAGAAGACGGCGGCCGCCGCGGAGGAGATATCGATCAAGGCCCACCCCTTGGAGCTGATCCTGGAAGGAGTGCGGCGGATCCCTTCGTGGGCCCGCGTCTACGAGGTGGTGGGCGGGTTGAGCACGGAGTATCGGTCCACCAAGGAGGCGGACGATCTCGCGGAGCGGGCGAGGCTGATGCCTGGGGAGCGGCAGATCCTGACTCTCTGCCAGGAGACCCGCACCCTCTCCGAGATCTGCGACTCGCTGCCGATGAACGACTTCGTCCTCTGCAAGGTGGTCTGGGGCCTCCTCATCGTCGGCGCCCTCATGAAAGCTTAG
- a CDS encoding O-antigen ligase family protein: MKHAGRLERTLDTLIRGGLLVIVAVAPLPFGSVEPWAYSPLELSVALVGLLFMYRLFLFPGTRVHFASLLLAPLGFLLLMGFQLVPLPPAALRAISPGTAGFYGKTLPGYAATTRDIAATDAAVLGQAPVAPVAWRPISQVPSATRTYLLKGIAFTVFLFLLINQFRTARQVRVLLYVFVGMGTFEAFYGLLEYLSGHQHIFTYQKRYYLEAATGTFINRNHFAAFLEMSLLVALGLLFSRLRTPAMTETWRERLLGLTDRRASLNLTLILCIAILVIGLVLSYSRAGIILGLGSAVLFCLLQFRQGWSLRKTLLIALLAVAVLIPAYGVGYWTLTGRYSVLTTEFSAPGGRLAVWRKTLEIVRDFPVLGTGVGTFQHVFPRYREATTTAFYDYTHNDYLQVLSESGLAGGALLALGIACVARLWWRSARGRVAGQVLLTACGLGLSAVALHELFDFGLQIPANLLALAFLAGCLTLLAAPALRAEGEGTHG; encoded by the coding sequence ATGAAGCATGCCGGCCGCCTGGAACGAACCCTCGACACGCTGATCCGGGGCGGCCTCCTCGTGATCGTGGCCGTGGCCCCGCTCCCGTTCGGCTCGGTCGAGCCGTGGGCCTACTCTCCCCTCGAGCTGTCGGTCGCCCTGGTCGGGCTTCTCTTCATGTATCGCCTCTTCCTGTTTCCCGGTACCCGCGTCCACTTCGCCTCCTTGCTCCTGGCGCCTCTCGGCTTTCTCCTCCTGATGGGCTTCCAGCTCGTGCCGCTCCCGCCCGCGGCGCTGCGGGCGATTTCCCCCGGCACGGCCGGCTTCTACGGCAAGACGCTTCCCGGCTACGCCGCGACGACGCGCGACATCGCCGCGACCGACGCGGCGGTCCTGGGGCAGGCGCCGGTCGCCCCCGTAGCCTGGCGGCCGATCTCGCAGGTGCCGAGCGCGACGCGCACCTACCTGCTCAAAGGGATCGCCTTCACCGTCTTCCTCTTCCTGCTGATCAACCAGTTCCGTACGGCGCGGCAGGTGCGGGTCCTGCTCTACGTCTTCGTGGGGATGGGCACCTTCGAGGCCTTCTACGGGCTCCTCGAGTACCTGAGCGGCCACCAGCACATCTTCACCTACCAGAAGCGCTACTACCTCGAAGCGGCGACCGGCACGTTCATCAACCGCAACCATTTCGCGGCATTCTTGGAGATGTCGCTGCTCGTCGCCCTGGGCCTGCTGTTCTCCCGGCTCCGCACGCCGGCCATGACCGAAACCTGGCGGGAGCGCCTCCTCGGGCTGACCGATCGCCGCGCCAGCCTCAACTTGACCCTGATTCTGTGCATCGCGATCCTCGTCATCGGCCTCGTCCTCTCCTATTCCCGCGCCGGCATCATCCTGGGCCTCGGAAGCGCCGTCCTCTTCTGCCTCCTGCAGTTCCGCCAGGGCTGGAGCCTGCGGAAGACGCTGCTGATCGCCCTGCTCGCCGTGGCCGTCCTCATCCCCGCCTACGGCGTCGGCTACTGGACCCTGACCGGCCGCTACTCCGTCCTGACGACGGAATTCTCCGCTCCCGGGGGGCGCCTGGCGGTGTGGCGGAAGACCCTCGAGATCGTGCGGGACTTTCCGGTTTTGGGCACCGGCGTCGGGACGTTCCAGCACGTCTTCCCGCGGTACCGCGAGGCCACGACGACGGCCTTCTACGACTACACCCACAACGACTACCTTCAGGTCCTCTCCGAGTCGGGGCTCGCCGGCGGCGCGCTTCTGGCGCTCGGCATCGCCTGCGTGGCGCGGCTCTGGTGGCGCTCGGCGCGCGGCCGCGTCGCTGGACAGGTCCTGCTCACGGCCTGCGGCTTGGGGCTTTCGGCCGTCGCGCTACACGAGCTGTTCGATTTCGGATTGCAGATTCCCGCGAATCTCCTGGCGCTGGCGTTCCTGGCGGGATGCTTGACGCTGCTGGCCGCGCCCGCCCTCCGGGCCGAAGGGGAGGGAACCCATGGGTAG
- a CDS encoding polysaccharide biosynthesis/export family protein — protein MNQRAFQGLRRRAVLLTLSAGLLLVPAAAFPEKSVTSLLDVRPDGRSGAFLLICDGAFQFSRRVDSEPPRVVLELPNVRNAIKEAKLPVDSEVVSGISISAATGGVQGTQVVFDLKRPCPSTVRGEGATLVVRFDTAAAAVPGAAGAAAGAGSAPLPPKTDAPSRPDAGVAGTASPARLGVMLPTERSDYVIGGEDLLEINVFEQPDLNRTVRVSGDGTISVPLLGVIPVSGLTVKETEARLRDLLSAKYLTDPQVTVFVKEAKSKKVSVVGAVEKPGTVEMLGQRSLLEAISEAGGLTQQAGKDLYVLRSDRSGATTRIDVDLDDLMIKGNPELNIPILPGDVINIPIDRILHVYVDGAVRKPGEVEYKNSRPLNLLQAIAAAGGLSERASQKGIVLIRNRPDGAQEMYKVDLKAVRKGKQANMVLVNGDSIYVPETFF, from the coding sequence ATGAACCAGAGGGCATTTCAGGGGCTCCGGCGGCGCGCGGTCCTCTTGACCCTGTCGGCGGGGCTTCTTCTCGTCCCCGCCGCCGCTTTCCCGGAAAAGAGCGTCACCTCGCTTCTCGACGTCCGCCCCGACGGCCGGAGCGGCGCCTTCCTGCTGATCTGCGACGGGGCCTTTCAGTTCAGCCGCCGGGTCGACTCCGAGCCGCCCCGCGTCGTGCTGGAGCTTCCGAACGTCCGTAACGCCATCAAGGAGGCCAAGCTGCCGGTCGACTCGGAGGTCGTGAGCGGCATCTCGATCTCCGCCGCGACGGGAGGCGTCCAGGGGACGCAGGTCGTGTTCGATCTGAAGCGGCCCTGCCCCTCCACGGTGCGCGGCGAGGGGGCCACCCTGGTGGTCCGTTTCGACACCGCCGCGGCAGCCGTCCCGGGAGCGGCAGGAGCGGCGGCGGGAGCCGGCAGCGCCCCGCTTCCTCCGAAAACCGACGCCCCTTCCAGGCCCGACGCGGGAGTCGCCGGGACGGCCTCGCCCGCGCGGCTCGGCGTCATGCTGCCGACCGAGCGCTCGGACTACGTCATCGGCGGCGAGGATCTGCTGGAGATCAACGTCTTCGAGCAGCCCGATCTGAACCGCACGGTGCGCGTCTCAGGCGACGGCACGATCTCGGTGCCGCTTCTGGGGGTCATCCCAGTGAGCGGCCTCACCGTCAAGGAGACCGAGGCGCGCCTGCGCGATCTCCTCAGCGCGAAATACCTGACCGATCCTCAGGTCACGGTCTTCGTCAAGGAAGCCAAGAGCAAGAAAGTCAGCGTCGTGGGGGCCGTGGAGAAGCCGGGGACGGTCGAGATGCTCGGCCAGCGCTCGCTGCTCGAAGCGATCTCCGAGGCGGGCGGGCTGACGCAGCAGGCCGGCAAGGACCTCTACGTGCTCCGGTCCGATCGCTCCGGCGCGACGACCCGGATCGACGTCGATCTCGACGACCTGATGATCAAGGGGAACCCGGAGCTGAACATCCCGATCCTCCCCGGCGACGTGATCAACATCCCGATCGACCGGATCCTGCACGTTTACGTCGACGGGGCGGTGCGCAAGCCCGGCGAGGTGGAATACAAGAATTCCAGGCCGTTGAACCTCCTGCAGGCGATCGCCGCGGCCGGAGGGCTCAGCGAGCGCGCCTCGCAGAAGGGCATCGTGCTGATCCGCAACCGCCCGGACGGGGCCCAGGAGATGTACAAGGTCGATCTCAAGGCGGTGCGGAAGGGGAAGCAGGCCAACATGGTCCTGGTGAACGGCGACAGCATCTACGTCCCGGAGACTTTCTTCTGA
- a CDS encoding PEGA domain-containing protein, which produces MPSCDTSRAAALPSGRAARRAWALLLLSLLATPALFPVATAQEEEDLTAGLAELDHRLAQGKAAFLSLNFPEAIGHFTAVVDLYEGGKVQDVGADVVKKIAEALDLRARSYFNQGDRERARADFQKLLKVKIDYQIDSKMVSPKVIELFNDVKKASVGSLSVATDPPGAEAFLGEDPLDKTPIVGRALMQGTYKLRLVLKGFEDYEEDVAVTPRTELKKEVRLKPNRRILQFVTQPNGVNVLVDGQLVGTTFGTLPPEQQSLARDAGIDPARASAPLLVPNVTPGDHQVRFEKECYEPTPRSVTVTLDVERNAPQTFQPVVLKQDMGQISITSHPSGAEVLVNGRSQGTTPLQQTTVCAGEQEIRLVKKGEGTWFEKVRIKPDVLNTLDARLRPTLLYLGTFRLDVWGRLNWSDEDATLLEGLKTLRSVNQVRANDDLKTFREALVKEMTRPEGVDELKKGKGIPAPRVLDALNKFQADLLMAVLSIEEPSGKGTSTVWLYAADQPAPDRAAIDLTHEEDVRAVLARFDRVPEQSRPWVGAAFSDSLIGEGPVVVRLAKGSPAASAGLLPGDQIVTMNSKKISEARSLAPSSGWKENDKAVFGVKREGPVLTVPVTVGSTPVLVPLNSPDYFYNKILCDYRQMSRGADTPLERSLALVNLGIAFMHFQSYDKALTEAFNLASLPAGPGISRGTVRYYQGLCYQKKELVPEARTAFQEAAASPDATLESNDGPPVAARARKLLQ; this is translated from the coding sequence ATGCCATCCTGCGATACCAGTAGAGCCGCCGCCCTCCCCTCCGGCCGGGCCGCCAGGCGGGCGTGGGCGCTGCTCCTCCTGTCGCTGCTCGCGACGCCGGCCCTCTTCCCGGTCGCGACCGCCCAGGAAGAGGAGGATCTGACCGCCGGGCTCGCGGAGCTGGATCACCGGCTGGCGCAAGGGAAGGCCGCCTTCCTCTCCCTCAACTTCCCGGAGGCGATCGGGCATTTCACGGCCGTGGTGGATCTCTACGAAGGGGGCAAGGTCCAGGACGTGGGTGCGGACGTCGTCAAGAAGATCGCCGAGGCGCTCGACCTGAGGGCGCGATCCTATTTCAACCAGGGGGATCGCGAGCGAGCCCGGGCCGACTTCCAGAAGCTCCTCAAGGTCAAGATCGACTACCAGATCGATTCGAAGATGGTCTCCCCGAAGGTGATCGAGCTGTTCAACGACGTGAAGAAAGCCAGCGTGGGCAGCCTCTCGGTCGCCACCGACCCGCCTGGGGCCGAAGCCTTCCTCGGCGAGGACCCCTTGGACAAGACTCCCATCGTCGGCCGCGCCCTGATGCAGGGAACCTACAAGCTGCGGCTCGTCCTCAAAGGCTTCGAGGACTACGAGGAGGACGTGGCCGTGACCCCGCGCACGGAGCTGAAGAAAGAGGTCCGTCTCAAGCCGAACCGCCGCATCCTCCAGTTCGTCACGCAGCCGAATGGCGTCAACGTCCTGGTGGATGGACAGCTGGTCGGGACGACCTTCGGAACGCTTCCCCCGGAGCAGCAATCCCTGGCCCGGGACGCCGGCATCGACCCCGCCCGGGCCTCCGCGCCCCTGCTCGTCCCCAACGTGACCCCCGGCGACCATCAGGTCCGGTTCGAGAAGGAGTGCTACGAGCCGACCCCCCGGAGCGTCACCGTGACTCTGGACGTCGAACGCAACGCTCCCCAGACCTTCCAGCCGGTCGTCCTGAAGCAGGACATGGGGCAGATCTCGATCACTTCCCACCCTTCCGGCGCCGAGGTTCTCGTCAACGGAAGATCCCAGGGGACCACGCCGCTCCAGCAGACGACCGTGTGCGCCGGCGAGCAGGAGATTCGCCTGGTCAAGAAAGGGGAGGGGACCTGGTTCGAGAAAGTCCGGATCAAGCCGGACGTCCTGAACACCCTCGACGCCAGGCTTCGTCCGACGCTCCTCTATCTGGGGACCTTCCGCCTCGACGTCTGGGGCAGGCTGAACTGGAGCGACGAGGACGCGACCCTGCTGGAAGGGCTGAAGACCCTCCGATCGGTGAACCAGGTGAGGGCCAACGACGATCTGAAGACGTTCCGCGAGGCGCTCGTCAAGGAGATGACCCGCCCGGAGGGGGTGGACGAGCTGAAGAAAGGCAAGGGGATCCCCGCGCCGCGCGTCCTGGACGCCTTGAACAAATTCCAGGCGGATCTCCTCATGGCGGTCCTGTCGATCGAGGAGCCCTCGGGGAAGGGAACGTCCACCGTGTGGCTCTATGCGGCCGACCAGCCGGCCCCCGACCGCGCCGCCATCGACCTGACACACGAAGAGGACGTGCGGGCGGTCCTGGCCCGCTTCGACCGGGTCCCGGAGCAGTCGCGGCCGTGGGTCGGCGCCGCGTTTTCCGACAGTCTGATCGGCGAGGGGCCGGTCGTGGTGCGCCTCGCGAAGGGCTCGCCGGCGGCGAGCGCCGGGCTGCTGCCCGGCGATCAGATCGTCACGATGAACAGCAAGAAAATCTCCGAGGCGCGGAGCTTGGCGCCCTCCTCAGGATGGAAGGAGAACGACAAGGCGGTCTTCGGAGTGAAGCGGGAGGGGCCCGTCCTGACCGTTCCGGTGACCGTCGGGTCGACGCCGGTGCTCGTGCCGCTCAACTCGCCTGACTACTTCTACAACAAGATCCTGTGCGACTACCGGCAGATGTCGCGGGGGGCCGACACGCCCCTGGAGCGTTCTCTGGCGCTCGTCAACCTCGGAATCGCCTTCATGCACTTCCAGTCCTACGACAAGGCGCTCACCGAGGCGTTCAATCTCGCGAGCCTTCCGGCCGGGCCGGGGATCTCCCGGGGAACGGTGCGCTACTATCAGGGACTGTGCTACCAGAAGAAGGAGCTGGTCCCCGAGGCCAGGACCGCGTTCCAGGAGGCGGCCGCGTCTCCCGACGCCACCCTGGAATCGAACGACGGGCCTCCCGTCGCGGCCCGCGCCCGGAAGCTGCTCCAATGA
- a CDS encoding outer membrane beta-barrel protein: MRRAFLSLALLLLGAPGLPLAGSLEKDFPLEGMMRVGPFRMRPFLLFKDTGYDDNVFLDDNDRVTDFTSTAEGGFRVVTFFSNRAAIAAEERLDYVWFAQTSSQNHFNNAARLQSNVYLKKLTFFTELQAMTFKERPSTAEFDFRIRRNERIFGAGVKYELSRSSLELRLGRDRFRYISDSEEGENIPDFENRVENNLRVTGRKKLLPKTTFLVEWEGRGISFDKPEGKPKDSQSRRISLGFDLDPSAFLRGSVKVGVENLDPDDPQQQGFHGLVGEGNLLYRMTGRTNLEGRGKRSTGFTIAPNNVYYVFTGYGATLTQFLTDRVAGEVGGDRQRVDYPELTTQLDLDTGVLVDGFRTDHLHSYFAGASYRFNNQARLGLRVGRWRRLSTFDFLDRRRNTAMVTYAYNF, from the coding sequence ATGCGCCGAGCTTTCCTGAGCCTCGCCCTCCTTCTGCTCGGCGCCCCGGGCCTGCCGCTCGCTGGAAGCCTCGAGAAGGATTTTCCGCTCGAAGGGATGATGCGGGTCGGTCCTTTCCGCATGCGCCCCTTCCTCCTCTTCAAGGACACCGGTTACGACGACAACGTCTTCCTGGACGACAACGACCGGGTGACCGATTTCACCTCCACCGCCGAGGGCGGCTTCCGCGTGGTGACCTTCTTCTCCAACCGCGCTGCGATCGCCGCGGAGGAAAGGCTCGATTACGTCTGGTTCGCCCAGACCTCCTCCCAGAACCACTTCAACAACGCCGCGCGGCTCCAGTCGAACGTCTATCTGAAGAAGCTCACCTTCTTCACCGAGCTCCAGGCCATGACCTTCAAGGAAAGGCCGAGCACGGCGGAGTTCGACTTCCGGATCCGGCGCAACGAGCGGATCTTCGGCGCCGGCGTGAAATACGAGCTGTCGCGATCGTCCCTGGAGCTGCGGCTCGGCAGGGATCGCTTCCGCTACATCAGCGACAGCGAGGAGGGGGAGAACATTCCCGACTTCGAGAACCGGGTCGAGAACAACCTGAGGGTCACCGGACGGAAGAAGCTCCTGCCCAAGACCACCTTCCTGGTGGAATGGGAAGGCAGGGGCATCTCCTTCGACAAGCCGGAAGGGAAGCCCAAGGATTCCCAGTCCCGCCGGATCTCGCTGGGCTTCGACCTGGATCCTTCGGCGTTCCTGCGGGGCTCGGTCAAAGTCGGCGTCGAGAACCTCGATCCCGACGATCCGCAGCAGCAAGGGTTCCATGGGCTCGTCGGAGAGGGCAACCTCCTCTACCGGATGACGGGCCGGACCAACCTGGAAGGCCGGGGAAAGAGAAGCACCGGGTTCACGATCGCCCCCAACAACGTCTATTACGTTTTCACCGGCTACGGCGCAACCCTGACGCAGTTCCTGACCGATCGCGTGGCGGGGGAGGTGGGCGGCGACCGGCAGCGCGTCGACTACCCGGAGCTCACCACCCAGCTCGACCTCGACACGGGAGTCCTGGTCGACGGCTTCCGGACCGATCACCTGCATTCCTATTTCGCCGGCGCCTCCTACCGGTTCAACAACCAGGCGCGCCTGGGCCTCCGGGTGGGTCGCTGGAGGCGCCTCTCCACCTTCGATTTCCTCGATCGGCGGAGAAACACGGCGATGGTGACCTACGCGTATAACTTCTGA
- a CDS encoding tetratricopeptide repeat protein, whose protein sequence is MTPPRPTRYLPALLCCLLLLPPGAAAQDGGIVQKLYETALQLLRGGKSDEALKGFEQIYDSYGSAPQAPDALYQAASFHYPVTSPEEIGNATRDNIQKSSALLERIRKHYGGSARAPDALYKMGLLALEPENPKFSPDEAYAAFTAVANVYPNSPLAGDALYGAAMSQMRSGAYDPALEDFAKLLEQVPSFPGAARARLDYAYSLYRTGDYPRAMEEYQKVRDLYPAKPEAQAAKEKLTLLHRLRLIPATGRSVTYAPDPSFSGRLETLGLRSVSSMAIGPDGNLLVADGKQGIAVVIDPKGRPAGKIVFPDAESAAVDRRGRPVVAGAGSILSANKQQPLVRSDSTTPRPVRDTSGIAVDRDGRIYVGDAKTGEVLLFGRGLDFRTSVYRSAGGRLGNIRIGFDNQIYVLDTRDKSVTVLQAGKTMGRIRVGDAPASLSEPADLAVDELGDLYVADLGTGRVMVLDPSGKKILSTLGPDRPKGGIVAPERLEVDRQGRIYVYDRKADAILRYQ, encoded by the coding sequence ATGACGCCGCCGAGGCCGACCCGATACCTGCCGGCCCTTCTCTGTTGCCTGCTTCTCTTGCCGCCGGGCGCCGCCGCGCAAGACGGCGGAATCGTCCAGAAGCTCTACGAGACCGCCCTCCAGCTCCTCCGGGGCGGGAAGTCGGACGAGGCGCTGAAGGGCTTCGAGCAGATCTACGATTCCTACGGCAGCGCGCCGCAGGCGCCCGACGCCCTCTACCAGGCCGCCTCCTTCCATTACCCCGTCACCAGCCCCGAAGAGATCGGCAACGCCACCCGGGACAATATTCAAAAGTCGTCGGCCCTGCTGGAGCGGATTCGCAAGCATTACGGAGGATCGGCCCGGGCGCCGGACGCCCTCTACAAGATGGGACTGCTGGCCCTGGAGCCTGAGAATCCGAAGTTCAGCCCCGATGAGGCCTATGCTGCCTTCACCGCGGTGGCGAACGTCTACCCCAACAGTCCGCTGGCGGGGGACGCCCTTTACGGCGCCGCCATGAGCCAGATGCGCTCGGGCGCCTACGACCCCGCCTTGGAGGACTTCGCCAAGCTCCTGGAGCAGGTCCCGTCCTTCCCGGGCGCGGCCCGGGCGCGGCTGGACTACGCCTATTCCCTCTACCGGACCGGCGACTATCCGCGCGCCATGGAGGAATACCAGAAGGTCCGCGATCTCTATCCCGCCAAACCGGAGGCCCAGGCGGCCAAGGAGAAGCTCACGCTGCTCCACCGCCTCCGCCTGATCCCGGCCACGGGCCGGAGTGTGACCTACGCTCCCGATCCTTCGTTCTCGGGCCGCCTCGAGACCCTCGGCCTGCGCTCCGTCAGCTCGATGGCGATCGGCCCCGACGGCAACCTTCTGGTCGCCGACGGCAAGCAGGGGATCGCGGTGGTGATCGATCCGAAGGGGCGTCCGGCCGGGAAGATCGTCTTCCCCGACGCGGAGTCGGCGGCCGTGGACCGGCGCGGCCGCCCGGTCGTGGCAGGCGCCGGCAGCATCCTCTCGGCGAACAAGCAGCAGCCGCTCGTCCGCTCCGATTCGACCACCCCCCGGCCCGTCCGTGACACTTCGGGAATCGCGGTCGACCGGGACGGCAGGATCTACGTGGGAGACGCCAAGACGGGCGAAGTCCTTCTCTTTGGGCGCGGTCTTGACTTCCGCACCTCCGTGTATCGATCGGCGGGAGGGAGGCTGGGGAACATCCGGATCGGATTCGACAATCAGATCTACGTCCTCGACACGCGCGACAAGAGCGTCACGGTGCTCCAGGCGGGGAAGACGATGGGCCGAATCCGCGTGGGCGACGCCCCGGCTTCCCTCTCCGAGCCGGCGGATCTCGCGGTCGACGAGCTGGGCGACCTCTACGTGGCGGATCTGGGAACCGGCCGCGTCATGGTCCTCGACCCTTCGGGAAAGAAGATCCTCTCGACTCTCGGCCCCGATCGCCCCAAGGGGGGCATCGTGGCGCCCGAGCGGCTCGAGGTCGATCGCCAGGGACGAATCTACGTCTACGATCGGAAGGCCGATGCCATCCTGCGATACCAGTAG
- a CDS encoding polysaccharide biosynthesis tyrosine autokinase, which yields MSENAASREINLMEYWTVLVQRRWVVFTAVLVLVITVTLGSFLIAPTYMATCTIQIEREQPNVLQFQQVQPVGYDYLSYNDFYQTQYRLLSSRNVARKAMQKLDLRNDPVVNRVVARSKGKGLMQRLSSFVRKSPLEGLPEDPDKPYIEFTLGGLDINPLKNTHLVEISFISVDPELASRVANAVATSYIEFNQSARYDTTAQASEFIATQTDEMKKQISDLEAKLNEYGEAKQIIGLDEKENIVNQKLGQLNQDVLEAQVETSRKEARYRELETTSPESIPEVTQSNLIQQLRQKTAELEREYTQKSKQFKADWPDMQRLKAEWDNAREGMATESRKIYDNTLKTAKMEYNQAAAHERTVRGALEGQKSDSIKQKQYAVEYANLKAAVDSKREILNRLMQRESETGSLSRLKNVAGTGNIWVVDSAEIPDSIFRPNKKLNILLSLVVGLGLGVGMAFFLEYLDNSIKSTADVEKFVQLPVLGAIPMVVSASGPGELAASRRVKREPVSPAVDLVTMRDPTSSASEAYKTLRTSLLLSTADSPPRIIVITSSEPQEGKTVTTLNTAITLTQSGKRVLLVDGDMRRPRLHKALGAGNFAGLSSYLSGNADLGEIVQETEIPNLFLVASGPIPPNPSELLASEHFDFLLGTLRKSSQFDHVLIDSPPLLSVADPVIMAAKAGAVILVVQCGRTAKPAAIRGREKLQQAKANILGVVLNDMDVHAGDYYSYRYRYRHYRYETDSEGREAAGTTPPPVA from the coding sequence ATGAGCGAAAACGCCGCCTCCCGGGAAATCAACCTGATGGAATACTGGACCGTCCTGGTCCAGAGGCGCTGGGTGGTCTTCACGGCCGTCCTGGTCCTGGTGATCACCGTCACGCTCGGATCCTTCCTGATCGCCCCCACCTACATGGCCACCTGCACCATCCAGATCGAGCGGGAGCAGCCGAACGTCCTGCAGTTCCAGCAGGTCCAGCCGGTCGGCTACGATTACCTTTCGTACAACGACTTCTACCAGACGCAGTACCGTCTCCTGTCGAGCCGCAACGTCGCCCGGAAGGCGATGCAGAAGCTCGACCTGCGCAACGACCCGGTGGTCAACCGGGTCGTGGCCCGCTCGAAGGGGAAGGGGCTGATGCAGAGGCTCTCGTCGTTCGTCCGCAAGTCGCCCCTGGAGGGCCTCCCCGAGGATCCCGACAAGCCCTATATCGAGTTCACCCTCGGCGGCCTGGACATCAACCCGCTGAAGAACACGCACCTAGTGGAGATCTCTTTCATCAGCGTCGATCCCGAGCTGGCGAGCCGCGTGGCCAACGCGGTGGCGACGTCCTACATCGAGTTCAACCAGTCGGCCCGCTACGACACGACGGCCCAGGCCAGTGAGTTCATCGCCACGCAGACCGACGAGATGAAGAAGCAGATCTCCGATCTCGAGGCGAAGCTGAACGAGTACGGCGAGGCGAAGCAGATCATCGGCCTCGACGAGAAGGAGAACATCGTCAACCAGAAGCTCGGCCAGCTCAACCAGGACGTCCTGGAGGCGCAGGTCGAGACCTCCCGCAAGGAGGCCCGTTACCGCGAGCTGGAGACGACGAGCCCCGAGTCGATTCCCGAGGTGACCCAGAGCAACCTGATCCAGCAGCTCCGCCAGAAGACCGCCGAGCTGGAGCGCGAGTACACCCAGAAGTCGAAGCAGTTCAAGGCCGACTGGCCCGACATGCAGCGTCTGAAGGCGGAATGGGACAACGCCCGGGAGGGGATGGCGACCGAGTCGCGGAAGATCTACGACAACACGCTGAAGACCGCCAAGATGGAGTACAACCAGGCGGCGGCGCACGAACGCACCGTGCGGGGCGCGCTCGAGGGGCAGAAGAGCGACTCGATCAAGCAGAAGCAGTACGCCGTCGAGTACGCCAACCTGAAGGCCGCGGTCGACTCGAAGCGCGAGATCCTGAACCGGCTGATGCAGCGCGAATCCGAGACGGGGTCGCTGTCGCGCCTCAAGAACGTGGCCGGCACGGGCAACATCTGGGTCGTGGACTCGGCCGAGATCCCGGATTCGATCTTCCGTCCGAACAAGAAGCTGAACATCCTCCTCAGCCTCGTCGTCGGCCTCGGGCTCGGCGTGGGGATGGCCTTCTTCCTCGAATACCTGGACAACTCGATCAAGTCGACGGCCGACGTCGAGAAGTTCGTGCAGCTCCCGGTGCTCGGCGCCATTCCCATGGTGGTCTCGGCCAGCGGCCCTGGCGAGCTCGCCGCGAGCCGGCGGGTCAAGCGCGAGCCGGTGTCGCCCGCCGTCGACCTGGTGACGATGCGGGACCCCACCTCCTCCGCCTCGGAAGCCTATAAGACGCTACGCACCTCGCTGCTCCTTTCCACCGCCGACTCGCCGCCCCGGATCATCGTCATCACCAGCAGCGAGCCGCAGGAAGGAAAGACCGTCACCACCCTGAACACCGCGATCACCCTGACCCAGTCGGGCAAGAGAGTCCTTCTGGTGGACGGCGACATGCGGCGGCCGCGGCTGCACAAGGCCCTCGGCGCCGGCAACTTCGCCGGGCTCTCCAGCTACCTGTCCGGCAATGCCGACCTCGGGGAGATCGTCCAGGAGACGGAGATCCCGAATCTCTTCCTGGTCGCGAGCGGGCCGATCCCGCCGAACCCGTCCGAGCTGCTCGCCTCCGAGCACTTCGACTTCCTGCTGGGAACGCTCCGCAAGAGCTCCCAGTTCGATCACGTCCTGATCGACTCTCCGCCGCTGCTTTCGGTCGCCGATCCGGTGATCATGGCCGCCAAGGCAGGCGCCGTGATCCTGGTGGTCCAGTGCGGCCGCACCGCGAAGCCCGCGGCCATCCGCGGGCGCGAGAAGCTCCAGCAGGCCAAGGCCAACATTCTCGGCGTCGTTCTCAACGACATGGACGTCCACGCCGGCGACTATTACTCGTATCGCTATCGCTACCGTCACTACCGTTACGAAACCGACTCTGAAGGGAGAGAAGCGGCGGGCACCACTCCGCCTCCCGTGGCCTAG